A genome region from Arachidicoccus soli includes the following:
- a CDS encoding discoidin domain-containing protein, producing MKIFFCFLITCFLSNFSSCLIAQTSIVKTLPAEVIIDYGEGKPANSFIPNQSLGFGIDGHEKGDNATMLSAANIIAVQTIGLHNLSYRLRTELGMEAWHWNPEGHWSDEKDHQGYWVSDTNSTKPIELSWGYFLPRRGNTFDQAENNSYSRIDDGEEKTFWKSNPYLDAYFTGVPDSIHPQWIAVDLGKEKLINQIVIHWAAPYATDIRLEYANDSAVSDFNGVTILDPYKESIWKPLPIVYRYLIKGGKSVIHLPKIIHARVVRIDFLKSSHTALPGSKDRRDSCGFAIREIEVGILKNGLFKNYVIKGKTNKTQSTVFVSTTDLWHRSTDKDVNTEQPGIDFIYKSGLARKNPALLAAGLVYDIPENTLALVKYLHRKHYPILGLELGEEPDGQYISPQDFAELYLQSAKKIKQEFPHMTLGGPSFQGLDFEYLDDPKVDSWQAKLYNQLKKRNGLSFFQFMSFEWYPLDDICAPAPPQVIAQRATLTTDIKLLLGNILPANFPLYITESGYSVLGIEPEVKMDGAVLNADVTGQFFALGGSKIFMYGVEPGYLMNESDDCKSYGNLEYFGLNDEGKIKFRTGLYYSSWLCAQKWAQPADKNLEIFNAYSNVKDVDGNEYLSAYPLLLPDGKWSVMLVNKNPNTSYNVSVEIQNQKGIHPLLLNAEVYQFSDKQYQWKADDENGYPRKSEMPESFILKGAQTVSLPAYSITVLCQN from the coding sequence ATGAAAATATTTTTTTGCTTTTTAATAACTTGCTTTTTAAGCAACTTTTCTTCTTGTTTAATTGCACAAACATCTATTGTCAAAACACTGCCTGCAGAGGTTATTATTGATTATGGAGAAGGTAAACCAGCTAATAGTTTTATTCCCAATCAATCATTGGGATTCGGTATCGATGGCCATGAGAAAGGAGACAATGCAACAATGCTAAGTGCAGCTAATATAATAGCGGTTCAAACTATTGGATTGCATAATTTATCATATCGCCTGCGGACAGAATTAGGAATGGAAGCCTGGCACTGGAATCCAGAAGGGCATTGGAGTGATGAAAAAGATCATCAAGGATATTGGGTTAGCGATACCAATTCTACAAAGCCTATTGAACTAAGTTGGGGTTATTTCTTGCCAAGAAGGGGTAATACTTTTGATCAAGCAGAAAATAATAGTTATTCAAGAATTGATGATGGCGAAGAGAAAACTTTTTGGAAAAGTAATCCTTATCTCGATGCTTATTTTACCGGAGTCCCGGATTCGATTCATCCACAATGGATTGCAGTTGATTTAGGGAAAGAAAAATTAATTAATCAAATAGTTATCCATTGGGCAGCACCTTATGCAACTGATATTCGACTGGAATATGCCAATGATTCCGCTGTTTCTGATTTTAATGGGGTAACGATTTTAGACCCATACAAAGAAAGCATTTGGAAGCCTTTACCTATTGTTTATAGGTATTTAATTAAAGGAGGAAAATCTGTTATCCACTTACCCAAAATTATCCATGCGAGAGTGGTACGCATTGATTTCCTTAAAAGTTCACATACTGCTTTGCCCGGAAGCAAAGACCGCAGAGATAGTTGCGGTTTTGCCATACGAGAAATTGAAGTAGGGATATTGAAAAATGGTCTATTTAAAAATTATGTAATAAAGGGGAAAACAAATAAAACACAATCAACAGTTTTTGTTTCAACGACTGATCTTTGGCATCGTTCAACTGATAAAGATGTAAATACGGAGCAACCGGGTATCGATTTTATTTATAAGAGTGGATTGGCCAGAAAAAATCCTGCATTATTAGCTGCAGGATTGGTATATGATATTCCCGAGAATACCCTTGCTCTTGTAAAATATTTACATAGAAAGCATTATCCGATTTTGGGATTAGAGTTAGGTGAAGAGCCGGACGGACAGTATATTTCACCCCAGGATTTTGCGGAATTGTATTTGCAATCCGCAAAAAAAATCAAACAAGAATTCCCCCATATGACACTTGGAGGGCCAAGTTTTCAAGGATTAGATTTTGAATACTTAGATGATCCAAAGGTTGATAGTTGGCAGGCAAAGCTATACAACCAGCTTAAGAAAAGAAATGGGTTATCTTTTTTTCAATTTATGTCTTTTGAATGGTATCCATTGGATGATATTTGCGCACCTGCACCGCCACAGGTAATTGCCCAACGTGCAACACTTACAACCGATATAAAATTGTTATTAGGCAATATTTTACCGGCGAATTTCCCATTATATATTACCGAAAGCGGTTATTCCGTATTGGGAATTGAGCCGGAAGTTAAAATGGATGGGGCTGTTTTAAATGCTGATGTTACCGGGCAGTTTTTTGCTTTAGGGGGTAGTAAAATATTTATGTATGGTGTCGAACCGGGATATCTAATGAATGAAAGTGATGATTGTAAAAGCTATGGCAACCTGGAATATTTTGGTTTAAATGATGAGGGCAAGATAAAATTTAGAACGGGACTGTATTATAGTAGTTGGTTATGTGCGCAAAAATGGGCACAGCCAGCGGATAAAAATTTAGAAATATTTAATGCCTATTCTAATGTGAAAGATGTGGATGGAAATGAATACCTATCTGCATATCCATTATTACTTCCAGATGGAAAATGGTCTGTTATGCTGGTCAATAAAAACCCCAATACTAGTTATAATGTTTCTGTAGAGATTCAAAATCAAAAAGGAATACACCCCTTATTATTGAATGCGGAAGTTTATCAATTTTCGGACAAGCAATATCAATGGAAAGCTGATGATGAGAATGGTTACCCCCGGAAGAGTGAGATGCCCGAGAGTTTTATTTTGAAAGGAGCGCAGACAGTTTCTCTGCCTGCATACTCCATCACAGTATTGTGTCAAAATTAA
- the radC gene encoding RadC family protein, with product MEKITIKNWAEDDRPREKMLAKGIEALSNAELLAILINNGTKDASAVDLSKALLNACDNSIHQLSKLSVKEILYLKIKGLGTAKAVTIVAALELANRREIEDKNKVKITCSKDIADFLQIKLQYLQHEVFAIVFLNNHYKVIHFEIISEGGITGTVADPRIILKKALQYNSTSIILTHNHPSGNLNPSLADKEFTQTIKTAAATVDIRLLDHIIVSDMGFFSFADEGIL from the coding sequence ATGGAAAAAATCACTATTAAAAATTGGGCAGAAGATGATCGACCAAGAGAAAAGATGCTTGCCAAAGGTATTGAAGCGCTAAGCAATGCTGAACTATTGGCCATACTCATCAACAATGGGACTAAAGATGCATCTGCAGTCGATTTATCAAAAGCATTGTTGAATGCCTGTGACAATAGTATACATCAGCTCTCTAAATTATCTGTAAAAGAAATTCTTTACTTAAAAATCAAAGGCCTAGGTACAGCTAAAGCTGTAACTATTGTTGCCGCCTTAGAATTAGCAAATCGTAGAGAAATTGAAGATAAAAACAAAGTGAAAATAACATGTAGCAAAGATATTGCTGACTTTTTACAAATCAAACTTCAATATTTGCAGCATGAAGTATTCGCCATCGTTTTCCTAAACAATCATTATAAAGTTATCCATTTCGAAATCATTAGTGAAGGTGGAATTACAGGAACCGTTGCTGACCCTCGCATTATTTTAAAAAAAGCATTGCAATACAACTCTACGAGCATCATTCTTACGCACAATCATCCAAGTGGTAATTTGAACCCGAGCTTAGCAGATAAAGAATTTACCCAAACAATAAAAACGGCAGCCGCTACAGTAGACATAAGATTGCTCGACCATATTATTGTTTCCGATATGGGATTTTTTAGCTTTGCAGATGAGGGGATTCTTTAA